The following coding sequences are from one Eublepharis macularius isolate TG4126 chromosome 19, MPM_Emac_v1.0, whole genome shotgun sequence window:
- the FARSA gene encoding phenylalanine--tRNA ligase alpha subunit, translated as MSPTMGTEAGTAGPGSAAELLLQRLELAGGSAEGGLCSLEAAAALGLDHQTLVGAVKSLQALGEVIEAEQRTSKKWELTPEGEEVVREGSHEVRVFNSIPLEGLAQSELMKLPCGKVGFSKAMSNKWIRLDKSTEGGPHVFRAVESVQDGVREKLLQLQQGDPNSLEEKDKSELKKRKLLTEVTVKTYWIRKGSAFSTTVTKQETDLTPEMIASGSWRDLKFKAYNFEALGIMPESGHLHPLMKVRSQFRQIFLEMGFSEMPTNNFIESSFWNFDALFQPQQHPARDQHDTFFLKDPAEATQFPMDYLKRVKRVHSQGGYGSQGYKYDWKLEEARKNVLRTHTTAVSARMLYQLAQQEKFTPAKYFSIDRVFRNETLDATHLAEFHQIEGVVADYGLTLGDLMGVLKEFFTKLGITQLRFKPAYNPYTEPSMEVFSYHQGLRKWVEVGNSGVFRPEMLLPMGLPEGVSVIAWGLSLERPTMIKYGINNIRELVGHKVNLQMVYDSPICRLDA; from the exons ATGTCGCCCACCATGGGGACGGAGGCGGGGACGGCGGGGCCTGGCTCGGCGGCGGAGCTGCTCCTGCAGCGGCTGGAGCTGGCCGGGGGTTCGGCCGAGGGCGGCCTCTGCAGCCTGGAGGCGGCCGCGGCGCTCGGCCTGGATCACCAAACGCTGGTCGGGGCGGTGAAGAGCCTGCAGGCGCTGGGCGAG GTGATTGAGGCTGAGCAGCGCACATCCAAGAAGTGGGAACTGACTCCTGAGGGTGAAGAAGTGGTCCGAGAAGGGAGCCATGAAGTCCGGGTCTTTAACAGCATCCCCCTGGAGGGTCTGGCCCAGAGCGAGCTGATG AAGCTTccatgtggaaaggtgggattCAGCAAGGCAATGTCCAACAAATGGATACGGCTAGATAAGAGCACAGAGGGAGGCCCCCATGTCTTCCGAGCA GTAGAGAGCGTGCAGGATGGGGTGAGGGAAAAGCTACTTCAGTTGCAGCAGGGAGACCCCAACAGCCTGGAGGAGAAGGACAAGAGTGAACTGAAGAAGCGCAAGCTCCTGACTGAAGT AACCGTGAAGACGTACTGGATCAGAAAAGGCAGTGCTTTTAGCACCACTGTCACCAAGCAGGAAACAGACCTCACTCCGGAGATGATTGCCAG TGGTTCTTGGAGAGACTTGAAGTTTAAAGCTTACAACTTTGAGGCTCTGGGCATCATGCCTGAAAGTGGCCATCTCCACCCGTTGATGAAAGTCCGCAGCCAGTTCCGGCAGATCTTCCTTGAAATGGG TTTTTCAGAAATGCCCACCAATAACTTCATTGAGAGCTCCTTTTGGAACTTTGACGCCCTTTTCCAGCCGCAGCAGCATCCAGCCCGGGACCAGCATGACACCTTCTTCCTTAAGG ATCCTGCCGAAGCCACTCAGTTTCCCATGGATTATCTAAAGAGGGTGAAGCGAGTTCACTCCCAAGGGGGCTATGGATCTCAGGG GTACAAATACGATTGGAAGCTGGAAGAGGCTCGGAAGAACGTCCTTCGGACGCACACGACTGCCGTCAGTGCTCGCATGCTCTATCAGCTGGCCCAGCAG GAGAAGTTCACCCCTGCCAAATACTTTTCTATTGACCGGGTCTTCAGAAACGAGACACTGGATGCTACCCACTTGGCCGAGTTCCACCAGATTGAAGGGGTGGTGGCTGACTATGGCTTGACGCTGGGTGACCTGATGGGGGTACTGAAAGAGTTTTTCACCAAGCTGG GAATCACACAGTTGCGGTTCAAGCCGGCTTACAATCCTTACACAGAGCCCAGCATGGAGGTGTTCAGCTACCACCAGG GCTTGAGGAAGTGGGTGGAGGTGGGCAATTCAGGAGTCTTCCGCCCAGAGATGCTGCTGCCTATGGGTCTCCCGGAGGGTGTGTCTGTCATTGCTTGGGGGCTATCTCTGGAACG GCCCACTATGATCAAGTACGGCATCAACAATATCCGGGAACTGGTGGGTCACAAAGTCAACCTACAGATGGTGTACGATAGCCCAATCTGCCGCCTGGATGCCTAG